One stretch of Sandaracinaceae bacterium DNA includes these proteins:
- a CDS encoding HmuY family protein, with protein MLHRLTPGALLALLSLAGCAEDLAPADAGTLPPTSGAFTHETGADGTITTTVDATDAEAWQRLDLDSGRSVDAGWDLAFRRFFVRTNGGVSGTAGVQVAVAEGAFEDVTRAPESGWSAARPDGEADDDEEPDTAFNDGEDDWYDYDPETHTLTPKDRVYVVSSSEGRFFKLQILGYYDDAGSPARLRFRWAEIAAPMSTLPDAGPGMTPDAGIGDAGVTPVPADAIEVDASGSGWVYVSVAAGVVAVTDPATSTDWDLALQRTDIRTNSGSSGPGFGGARRDARGLAFDAIEDASTLGFVTDAVRDGASPGRIETSVNPAFDGEGGSPAWYDYDPSTHRVTAGDRVYLLRMANGDHAKLRIWRWEDGVFHLSLAPIARRIETATLEVDASASDAWRYVSLRGDGVVEVTEAATDAAWDLGLSRTRLRTNGGTSGEGLGAAAESAATAIAELTSAPESGWETDVDSLAEGPPGSPTYSGNPALAGWYDYDPATHAVSPRAVVFALRSADGHLAKVQITSWADGVFLLQYAFAGPGATGF; from the coding sequence ATGTTGCACAGACTGACCCCTGGCGCGCTCCTCGCTCTGCTCTCTCTCGCGGGGTGCGCGGAAGACCTCGCCCCCGCCGACGCGGGCACGCTCCCGCCGACGAGCGGGGCGTTCACGCACGAGACGGGCGCCGACGGCACCATCACGACCACCGTCGACGCGACGGACGCGGAGGCGTGGCAGCGGCTCGACCTGGACAGCGGACGCTCGGTCGACGCGGGCTGGGATCTCGCCTTCCGTCGCTTCTTCGTGCGGACCAACGGGGGCGTGAGCGGCACCGCGGGCGTGCAGGTCGCCGTCGCGGAGGGCGCCTTCGAGGACGTCACCCGCGCGCCGGAGAGCGGCTGGAGCGCGGCGCGTCCGGACGGCGAGGCGGACGACGACGAGGAGCCGGACACCGCCTTCAACGACGGCGAGGACGACTGGTACGACTACGATCCGGAGACCCACACGCTCACGCCGAAGGACCGCGTGTACGTGGTCTCGTCGAGCGAGGGCCGCTTCTTCAAGCTGCAGATCCTCGGCTACTACGACGACGCCGGCAGCCCGGCGCGGCTGCGCTTCCGGTGGGCCGAGATCGCCGCGCCGATGTCCACGCTCCCCGACGCGGGCCCGGGCATGACCCCGGACGCCGGGATCGGAGACGCGGGCGTCACGCCCGTCCCCGCCGACGCGATCGAGGTGGACGCCTCCGGGTCCGGGTGGGTCTACGTGAGCGTCGCCGCCGGCGTGGTGGCCGTGACCGACCCGGCGACGAGCACCGACTGGGACCTCGCGCTCCAGCGCACCGACATCCGGACCAACTCCGGCTCGAGCGGCCCCGGCTTCGGGGGCGCGCGACGCGACGCGCGCGGGCTCGCGTTCGACGCGATCGAGGACGCGTCCACGCTCGGCTTCGTGACCGACGCGGTGCGCGACGGCGCCTCTCCCGGCCGCATCGAGACGAGCGTCAACCCCGCCTTCGACGGAGAGGGCGGGTCCCCGGCCTGGTACGACTACGACCCGAGCACCCACCGCGTCACGGCCGGCGACCGGGTCTACCTGTTGCGCATGGCGAACGGAGACCACGCCAAGCTCCGCATCTGGCGCTGGGAGGACGGGGTGTTCCATCTCTCGCTCGCGCCCATCGCGCGCCGCATCGAGACCGCCACGCTCGAGGTGGACGCGTCCGCGAGCGACGCCTGGCGGTACGTGAGCCTGCGCGGGGACGGGGTCGTCGAGGTGACCGAGGCCGCGACGGACGCCGCGTGGGATCTCGGCCTCTCCCGCACCCGGCTCCGCACCAACGGCGGCACGAGCGGCGAGGGCCTCGGCGCCGCGGCCGAGAGCGCCGCCACCGCGATCGCGGAGCTCACGAGCGCGCCCGAGTCCGGCTGGGAGACCGACGTGGACTCCCTCGCCGAGGGCCCGCCGGGGAGCCCGACCTACAGCGGCAACCCCGCCCTCGCCGGCTGGTACGACTACGACCCGGCCACCCACGCCGTGAGCCCGCGCGCGGTGGTCTTCGCCCTGCGCAGCGCCGACGGACACCTCGCCAAGGTGCAGATCACGAGCTGGGCCGATGGGGTGTTCCTGCTCCAGTACGCGTTCGCCGGCCCCGGCGCCACGGGCTTCTGA
- a CDS encoding TonB-dependent receptor, with protein MRVPFDRLALALCCCGAVNSASAQEVESTGSDPALEAELDALLEEEADDLDVVVTGSRVETPAGRAAVATETIRREEIEQSGARDAAELLEERGGLQLSRSFRGTELWLRGMDPQYTLVLVDGDRVPGRVGGAIDLSRYGVENIERVEIVRGPSSALYGSDAIGGVVNLITRDSERDFEAEAMAAYGLNHVVDATARVAGRPDPHLRLRLDGGLHYAAPFRRGDDEATTGSERLLWTVGGRADWRPSERHRLRLTADYLQLTLRGVDEGAGAALFDRTQLQEQLRASVEHTIRGRDGLTLVTRFTYSQFREQYLSDQRGSQALDSYEDNREHLGQITALLRFTAEALGSHTFTVGYETLHRALDSDRLVEVGDRSRFALFAQDEWIPWEDGDASLTVVPGVRFDLDTQFGDQLSPKLSLRFDPVAQLVLRASYGRGFRAPSFQQLLLRFENPTVGYVVQGNPELGAETSHGVDVGLEWEPIEALKLSAGFFRNDLEDMIAIVTVDDPSATGSVFSYANLATAWTMGLESLATLRVDDTLGLIAGYTLTETWDGEQERRLEGRARHRVTLAARLAYAPWEISFVARGALMLDRVFYVDEDGDGLEEEIFGEPVAQVDLRLAKRFTRHLELFVGVDNLLDAGDTFTALRPFTVYGGARGRY; from the coding sequence ATGCGTGTTCCCTTCGACCGGCTGGCGCTGGCCTTGTGCTGCTGCGGCGCCGTCAACTCCGCCTCCGCACAGGAGGTCGAGTCAACGGGCTCCGATCCCGCGCTCGAGGCCGAGCTCGACGCGCTGCTCGAGGAGGAGGCAGACGACCTCGACGTGGTCGTGACCGGGAGCCGGGTCGAGACGCCCGCCGGGCGCGCGGCCGTCGCCACCGAGACGATCCGCCGCGAGGAGATCGAGCAGAGCGGGGCCCGGGACGCGGCTGAGCTCCTCGAGGAGCGGGGCGGGCTCCAGCTCTCGCGCTCGTTCCGCGGGACCGAGCTCTGGCTGCGCGGGATGGACCCGCAGTACACCCTCGTGCTCGTCGACGGCGACCGCGTGCCCGGTCGCGTGGGCGGCGCCATCGATCTCTCTCGCTATGGCGTGGAGAACATCGAGCGCGTCGAGATCGTGCGCGGCCCGAGCTCCGCGCTGTACGGCTCGGACGCGATCGGCGGCGTGGTCAACCTGATCACCCGCGACTCGGAGCGCGACTTCGAGGCGGAGGCGATGGCCGCCTACGGGCTGAACCACGTCGTCGACGCCACCGCCCGCGTGGCCGGCCGCCCGGACCCGCACCTCCGGCTCCGCCTGGACGGCGGGCTCCACTACGCGGCGCCGTTCCGGCGCGGCGACGACGAGGCCACGACCGGCAGCGAGCGCCTGCTCTGGACCGTCGGGGGCCGCGCGGACTGGCGACCGAGCGAGCGGCACCGGCTGCGGCTGACCGCGGACTACCTGCAGCTCACCCTGCGCGGCGTCGACGAGGGGGCGGGGGCCGCCCTCTTCGACCGCACCCAGCTCCAGGAGCAGCTGCGGGCCTCCGTCGAGCACACGATCCGGGGACGCGATGGGCTCACCCTGGTGACCCGCTTCACGTACTCGCAGTTCCGCGAGCAGTACCTGAGCGACCAGCGCGGCAGCCAGGCCCTCGACAGCTACGAGGACAACCGCGAGCACCTGGGCCAGATCACCGCCCTGCTCCGCTTCACGGCGGAGGCGCTCGGGAGCCACACCTTCACCGTCGGCTACGAGACGCTGCACCGCGCGCTCGACTCCGACCGGCTCGTCGAGGTCGGCGACCGCTCGCGCTTCGCCCTCTTCGCCCAGGACGAGTGGATCCCGTGGGAGGACGGCGACGCGTCGCTCACGGTCGTCCCCGGCGTGCGCTTCGATCTCGACACGCAGTTCGGCGATCAGCTCTCGCCCAAGCTGAGCCTGCGCTTCGACCCGGTCGCGCAGCTCGTGCTGCGGGCGAGCTACGGGCGCGGCTTCCGCGCGCCCTCGTTTCAGCAGCTCCTGTTGCGATTCGAGAACCCGACCGTCGGCTACGTGGTCCAGGGCAACCCCGAGCTGGGCGCCGAGACCTCACACGGCGTCGACGTGGGCCTCGAGTGGGAGCCCATCGAGGCGCTGAAGCTGAGCGCGGGCTTCTTCCGCAACGACCTCGAGGACATGATCGCCATCGTCACGGTGGACGACCCGTCCGCCACGGGGTCCGTCTTCAGCTACGCGAACCTGGCCACCGCCTGGACGATGGGCCTCGAGTCGCTGGCGACCTTGCGGGTCGACGACACCCTCGGCCTGATCGCGGGCTACACCCTGACGGAGACCTGGGACGGCGAGCAGGAGCGACGCCTCGAGGGGCGCGCTCGGCACCGCGTCACTTTGGCCGCCCGGCTCGCCTACGCGCCCTGGGAGATCAGCTTCGTCGCCCGCGGCGCGCTCATGCTCGACCGCGTCTTCTACGTGGACGAGGACGGCGACGGCCTCGAGGAGGAGATCTTCGGCGAGCCGGTCGCGCAGGTCGACCTCCGGCTCGCCAAGCGCTTCACCCGCCACCTCGAGCTCTTCGTGGGCGTCGACAACCTGCTCGACGCCGGCGACACGTTCACCGCCCTGCGCCCCTTCACCGTCTACGGCGGGGCGCGCGGCCGATACTGA
- a CDS encoding thioesterase family protein: MSDSRMDVFDEVTRFAPEGERRFAGQLREAWYQGRGVYGGVVAALLVDAMGACADDRPIRGLDVAFCAPATAGPATIDVEILRAGRNVAQLGARLTREGLLIATGRATFARPRRSALEYTDPASPPIPPPAEVEDGPAALYVPEFCQHFEFRQALGAAPFGGAGEPRLGGWCRPREPHPCDARLVVALLDAWAPAALGLAESWTGAASIELGVSFHRALPDLSVPHDAFYAFEARSRVVGDGYADERSTLWDHQGLPLASARQVVALFG, from the coding sequence ATGTCGGATAGCCGCATGGACGTGTTCGACGAGGTCACCCGATTCGCGCCGGAGGGCGAGCGCCGCTTCGCCGGCCAGCTGCGAGAGGCGTGGTACCAGGGGCGCGGCGTGTACGGCGGGGTCGTCGCGGCGCTGCTCGTGGACGCCATGGGGGCCTGCGCCGACGACCGCCCCATCCGTGGCCTCGACGTCGCGTTCTGCGCGCCCGCCACGGCGGGGCCCGCGACGATCGACGTGGAGATCCTCCGCGCGGGCCGGAACGTCGCGCAGCTCGGCGCGCGCCTGACGCGCGAGGGGCTGCTCATCGCCACCGGGCGGGCCACCTTCGCGCGACCGCGCCGGAGCGCGCTGGAGTACACCGACCCCGCGTCCCCGCCGATCCCGCCGCCGGCCGAGGTCGAAGACGGCCCCGCCGCGCTCTACGTGCCGGAGTTCTGCCAGCACTTCGAGTTCCGTCAGGCGCTCGGCGCGGCGCCCTTCGGCGGCGCCGGCGAGCCTCGCCTCGGCGGCTGGTGTCGACCGCGCGAACCGCATCCGTGTGACGCAAGGCTCGTCGTCGCCTTGCTCGACGCGTGGGCCCCCGCCGCGCTCGGCCTCGCGGAGAGCTGGACCGGCGCCGCCTCGATCGAGCTCGGCGTGTCCTTTCATCGCGCGCTCCCCGATCTCTCCGTCCCGCACGACGCCTTCTACGCCTTCGAGGCCCGGAGCCGCGTGGTGGGTGACGGCTACGCCGACGAACGCTCGACGCTCTGGGATCACCAGGGTTTGCCGCTCGCGTCCGCGCGACAGGTCGTCGCCCTCTTCGGCTGA
- a CDS encoding hybrid sensor histidine kinase/response regulator, translating to MTTGGAAGEIVLVEDSATQAAAVSIQLEEAGFRVRHAETLKRARALLDAAPADAILLDLELPDASGLTGLDDLVASHRAIPVVVLTSEHGEELALRALARGAEDYLPKSELTLSSLRRAIHYAIERHRTRNELDRLNHQKDHLMAVVAHDLRNPLGVMRGYADFLLSGVAGELDAEQEEIVTTMRRTASYMVSLVEDLLDLGRIQAGAMELERDEIDLPALVREGIRLNAVVAQDKRIHFEIDVDDALPPMSLDRHKIRQVLDNLLSNAVKFSHPGSTVRVELDQERQTAKLTVRDEGVGIPATDLPKVFRPFERTGARPTAGERSTGLGLAIVRNIVEAHAGRIWVESEVGRGTAFTVTLPLAVA from the coding sequence ATGACGACAGGGGGGGCAGCGGGAGAGATCGTCCTCGTGGAGGACAGCGCGACACAAGCCGCGGCCGTCTCGATCCAGCTCGAGGAGGCCGGCTTCCGCGTGCGTCACGCCGAGACCCTGAAGAGAGCGCGGGCGCTCCTCGACGCGGCGCCGGCGGACGCCATCCTCCTCGACCTCGAGCTGCCGGACGCGAGCGGCCTCACCGGGCTCGACGACCTCGTGGCCTCGCACCGCGCCATCCCGGTCGTCGTCTTGACGAGCGAGCACGGCGAAGAGCTCGCGCTGCGCGCCCTGGCCCGCGGCGCCGAGGACTACCTGCCCAAGAGCGAGCTGACCCTCTCGAGCTTGCGCCGCGCCATCCACTACGCGATCGAGCGCCACCGCACGCGCAACGAGCTCGATCGGCTCAACCACCAGAAGGACCACCTGATGGCGGTCGTCGCGCACGATCTGCGGAACCCGCTCGGCGTCATGCGCGGGTACGCGGACTTCCTCCTGAGCGGCGTGGCGGGCGAGCTCGACGCGGAGCAGGAGGAGATCGTCACGACGATGCGTAGGACCGCCAGCTACATGGTCAGCCTCGTCGAGGATCTCCTCGACCTCGGGCGCATCCAGGCGGGCGCGATGGAGCTCGAGCGCGACGAGATCGACCTCCCCGCGCTCGTCCGCGAGGGGATCCGCCTGAACGCGGTCGTGGCGCAGGACAAGCGCATCCACTTCGAGATCGACGTCGACGACGCGCTCCCGCCGATGTCGCTCGACCGCCACAAGATCCGTCAGGTGCTCGACAACCTCCTGAGCAACGCCGTGAAGTTCTCCCACCCGGGCTCCACCGTGCGCGTCGAGCTCGACCAGGAGAGGCAGACGGCGAAGCTGACCGTCCGGGACGAGGGCGTGGGCATCCCCGCCACGGATCTGCCCAAGGTCTTCCGGCCCTTCGAGCGCACGGGCGCCCGACCCACCGCGGGCGAGCGGAGCACCGGGCTGGGGCTGGCGATCGTGCGCAACATCGTCGAGGCGCACGCCGGGCGGATCTGGGTGGAGAGCGAGGTCGGGCGAGGCACCGCGTTCACCGTCACGCTCCCCCTCGCGGTGGCATGA
- the cheB gene encoding chemotaxis-specific protein-glutamate methyltransferase CheB, with product MPLRVLVVDDSPTFRALLREGLERDPELSVVAEARNGTEAVSLVESVSPDVVVMDVEMPELDGYEATRRIMAERPTPVVVVSGSSERAVRMSVAALEAGALTALTKPPGPAEPGSDRAWRRFARTVRAMAEVRVVRRPNGADRERPSQPPRRETSVIAMAASTGGPRAVRTILESLGEDFPAPILLVQHIGEDFAEGFARWLDATVPMDVRLAREGDPLRAGAVYLAPPRGHLTVQKGAIRVCDRAPIHGFRPSASATYASVARAYGERALGLILTGMGRDGVEGLRELHRRGGLVVAQDASTSVVDSMPASARRAGIVHEVLPLPDISAYLRSCVA from the coding sequence ATGCCACTCCGAGTCCTCGTCGTCGACGATTCGCCGACCTTCCGCGCGCTGCTCCGCGAAGGGTTGGAGCGCGACCCGGAGCTGTCGGTGGTGGCGGAGGCCCGCAACGGGACCGAGGCGGTGAGCCTGGTGGAGTCGGTCTCGCCCGACGTGGTGGTGATGGACGTCGAGATGCCGGAGCTCGACGGCTACGAGGCCACGCGTCGCATCATGGCCGAGCGGCCCACGCCCGTGGTCGTGGTGAGCGGGAGCAGCGAGAGGGCGGTGCGCATGAGCGTGGCCGCCCTCGAGGCGGGCGCGCTGACGGCGCTGACCAAGCCGCCCGGTCCGGCCGAGCCAGGGTCCGACCGGGCGTGGCGGCGGTTCGCCCGAACGGTGCGCGCGATGGCCGAGGTGCGGGTGGTGCGACGCCCGAACGGCGCCGACCGCGAGCGGCCATCGCAGCCGCCCAGGCGCGAGACGTCGGTGATCGCGATGGCCGCCTCGACGGGCGGCCCCCGCGCGGTGCGCACCATCCTGGAGTCGCTCGGAGAAGACTTCCCGGCGCCCATCCTCCTGGTTCAGCACATCGGCGAGGACTTCGCCGAGGGCTTCGCCCGATGGCTCGACGCGACCGTGCCCATGGACGTGCGCCTCGCTCGCGAGGGAGACCCGCTGCGCGCGGGCGCCGTCTACCTCGCCCCTCCGCGCGGGCACCTCACGGTCCAGAAGGGCGCCATCCGGGTCTGCGACCGCGCACCGATCCACGGCTTTCGCCCCTCCGCCTCCGCGACCTACGCCAGCGTGGCCCGCGCCTACGGCGAGCGCGCGCTCGGCCTCATCCTCACCGGGATGGGACGTGACGGGGTCGAGGGCCTCCGCGAGCTGCACCGTCGGGGAGGCCTCGTCGTGGCCCAGGACGCGTCCACGAGCGTCGTCGACTCCATGCCCGCCTCGGCCCGTCGCGCCGGGATCGTTCACGAGGTACTGCCATTGCCGGACATCAGCGCGTATCTTCGTAGCTGCGTGGCATGA
- a CDS encoding response regulator: MDKAALTKRLRAVFVEELEDHVSTWNDALLRLEQGAPPADLQRTLFRIAHSLKGAARAVSLPTLETYCHGLEEELDALEGAPEGELLGRLFAAADVWAEVARRLRADEPVEDALFAPRAPRAMSHAPASREHTGGLRVPAARLDALLVRAGELSRAALRVEERERETASLAARLRRLRAQHAPAERRPFDLCLAEIDALHGALLDDATELTRVARDTDADVRQLRLTPFGDVCVGLERTLRDAALAAGREVELIIEGADVEVDRSVLTALRAPLLHLARNAVAHGIEPPAVRAEAGKPRAGRVRIGAHLRGSEVEVSVSDDGRGLDLEALAERAREHGIDPPETEVGLARLVFVAGLTTSDRVDALAGRGVGLDVVKTEVEALHGTIDVETQRGGGTTFSISSPLTRTLVRVLLVRAAEQLYALPTPHVLTLRRVDPRAVHRIEGRPVVLHEGEPLPFTPLARTLGMPTAVPDDQLIPTAIVQAGRDRVALSVDELRSVDDVVVESLGERLPRVRGFGGATILPNGEIALILHGGDVVRAALRQAEGGEVSLPEAADLSAEPPTLLVVDDSLTTLALEKTILESAGYRVLAASDAERALRLLDQARVDLVVSDVEMPRMSGLELTRALRGRAKTRGLPVVLLTALSREEDRRRGLDAGADAYLVKNAFDQTELLEVVASLLSDPLD, from the coding sequence GTGGACAAGGCGGCCCTCACCAAACGGCTCCGCGCCGTCTTCGTCGAGGAGCTCGAGGACCACGTCTCGACCTGGAACGACGCCCTCCTCCGCCTCGAGCAAGGGGCGCCTCCGGCCGATCTCCAGCGGACCCTGTTCCGGATCGCGCACAGCCTGAAGGGCGCCGCGCGGGCCGTGAGCCTCCCGACGCTCGAGACCTACTGTCACGGCCTCGAGGAGGAGCTCGACGCGCTCGAGGGCGCCCCCGAGGGCGAGTTGCTCGGGCGCCTCTTCGCGGCCGCGGACGTGTGGGCGGAGGTCGCGCGTCGGCTCCGCGCCGACGAGCCCGTGGAGGACGCGCTCTTCGCGCCCCGGGCGCCGCGGGCCATGTCTCACGCGCCCGCCTCACGCGAGCACACGGGCGGGCTGCGCGTGCCGGCCGCGCGGCTCGACGCGCTCCTCGTCCGCGCGGGGGAGCTGTCGCGGGCCGCCCTCCGGGTGGAGGAGCGCGAGCGCGAGACGGCGTCGCTCGCGGCGCGCCTGCGTCGCCTCCGTGCCCAGCACGCGCCCGCCGAGCGGCGCCCCTTCGATCTCTGCCTCGCGGAGATCGACGCCCTGCATGGAGCGCTCCTCGACGACGCCACCGAGCTGACCCGGGTGGCGCGCGACACCGACGCGGACGTGCGGCAGCTCCGCCTCACGCCCTTCGGCGACGTCTGCGTGGGTCTGGAGCGCACCCTGCGCGACGCCGCCCTCGCGGCGGGGCGCGAGGTCGAGCTGATCATCGAGGGCGCCGACGTCGAGGTGGATCGCTCGGTGCTGACCGCGCTGCGCGCGCCGCTCCTGCACCTGGCGCGGAACGCGGTCGCGCACGGCATCGAGCCGCCCGCCGTTCGCGCCGAGGCGGGCAAGCCACGCGCTGGCCGCGTCCGCATCGGCGCGCACCTGCGCGGCTCCGAGGTCGAGGTCTCGGTGTCCGACGACGGACGCGGGCTGGATCTGGAGGCCCTCGCGGAGCGCGCGCGGGAGCACGGCATCGATCCGCCGGAGACCGAGGTCGGCCTGGCGCGCCTGGTCTTCGTCGCGGGGCTGACCACCTCCGACCGCGTGGACGCGCTCGCCGGGCGGGGCGTGGGCCTGGACGTCGTGAAGACCGAGGTCGAGGCGTTGCACGGCACCATCGACGTCGAGACCCAGCGGGGCGGCGGGACGACCTTCAGCATCTCCTCCCCGCTCACGCGGACGCTCGTGCGCGTGCTGCTGGTGCGCGCGGCCGAGCAGCTGTACGCGCTCCCCACCCCGCACGTGCTGACGCTCCGTCGCGTCGATCCGCGCGCCGTGCACCGCATCGAGGGGCGCCCGGTCGTGCTCCACGAGGGGGAGCCGCTCCCCTTCACGCCGCTGGCGCGCACGCTGGGCATGCCGACCGCCGTGCCGGACGACCAGCTGATCCCCACCGCCATCGTGCAGGCCGGGCGGGATCGCGTCGCGCTGTCGGTGGACGAGCTGCGCTCGGTGGACGACGTGGTGGTCGAGAGCCTCGGCGAGCGCCTGCCGCGGGTGCGGGGCTTCGGCGGCGCGACGATCCTCCCGAACGGCGAGATCGCGCTCATCCTGCACGGCGGCGACGTGGTGCGGGCGGCCTTGCGGCAGGCGGAGGGCGGCGAGGTGTCGCTGCCGGAGGCGGCGGACCTGAGCGCCGAGCCGCCGACGCTGCTCGTGGTGGACGACTCGCTGACCACCCTCGCGCTCGAGAAGACCATCCTGGAGTCGGCGGGCTACCGGGTGCTGGCCGCTTCGGACGCGGAGCGGGCGCTCCGGCTCCTCGACCAGGCGCGGGTCGACCTCGTGGTCAGCGACGTGGAGATGCCGCGCATGAGCGGCCTGGAGCTCACGCGCGCGCTGCGAGGACGGGCCAAAACGCGCGGCCTGCCCGTCGTGCTCTTGACAGCCCTGTCTCGGGAGGAAGATCGGCGGAGAGGTCTGGACGCAGGCGCGGACGCCTATCTGGTGAAGAACGCCTTCGATCAGACCGAGCTGCTCGAAGTCGTCGCGTCTCTGCTGTCCGATCCTCTCGATTGA
- a CDS encoding methyl-accepting chemotaxis protein, with the protein MTPDVPLPWYETNAGRAAALVLLLVLTALALFVYNLGALEELAPLAPARVGELERLQWLFAGGAVSLGGLSLYWVRALVGKERRAGRAQRLRAILDTTSDAIITIDETGTMLEANQTAEVLFGWRVDELVGRNVAMLAGGEHGEQHDAYLKRYRETGEKRIIGMERRVHANHKDGSTLPVSLRVSEMHVEGTRFFIGIIQDRTSSVQREQLLETMRDVVEETVGAANELLAATSQQASAAQQQSASVTETVVTVEQVDQTARQAAGRARDVADSSREVDEVGQAGRDAVHDAVEAIEDAQQRGESVAKNVLELAERAQTIGQIIGTVDEIAEQTNLLALNAAIEASRAGEHGRGFGVVAAEVKALARRSKEATVQVREILGEIQRATNNAVLAGEQGDKTMRAAVREASEAGRTIDGLTETIARAAEAASQIAASAHQQATGMAQISQAMKDIDSALRDNLSSIHHVETAAGRLEQLSARLSQLLVDVGIEKD; encoded by the coding sequence ATGACCCCTGACGTCCCCCTCCCCTGGTACGAGACGAACGCCGGCCGCGCCGCGGCGCTGGTCCTGCTGCTGGTGCTGACCGCGCTGGCCCTCTTCGTCTACAACCTCGGCGCGCTCGAAGAGCTCGCGCCACTCGCTCCGGCGCGGGTCGGAGAGCTGGAGCGGCTCCAGTGGCTCTTCGCGGGCGGCGCGGTCAGCCTCGGCGGCCTCTCCCTCTACTGGGTGCGCGCGCTCGTCGGCAAGGAGCGACGCGCGGGCCGCGCGCAGCGCCTGCGCGCCATCCTCGACACGACGTCGGACGCGATCATCACCATCGACGAGACCGGCACCATGCTCGAGGCGAACCAGACCGCGGAGGTCCTCTTCGGCTGGCGGGTGGACGAGCTGGTCGGCCGCAACGTCGCGATGCTCGCGGGCGGCGAGCACGGCGAGCAGCACGACGCCTACCTGAAGCGCTACCGCGAGACGGGGGAGAAGCGCATCATCGGCATGGAGCGCCGCGTCCATGCCAACCACAAGGACGGCAGCACCCTCCCCGTGAGCTTGCGCGTCTCCGAGATGCACGTGGAGGGCACGCGCTTCTTCATCGGCATCATCCAGGACCGGACCAGCTCGGTGCAGCGCGAGCAGCTGCTCGAGACGATGCGCGACGTGGTCGAGGAGACGGTGGGCGCGGCGAACGAGCTGCTCGCGGCCACGAGCCAGCAGGCGTCGGCCGCGCAGCAGCAGTCGGCGTCGGTCACCGAGACGGTCGTCACGGTGGAGCAGGTCGACCAGACCGCGCGCCAGGCCGCGGGGCGGGCGCGCGACGTGGCGGACAGCTCGCGCGAGGTCGACGAGGTCGGGCAGGCCGGGCGCGACGCAGTGCACGACGCGGTCGAGGCCATCGAGGACGCGCAGCAGCGCGGCGAGTCGGTCGCGAAGAACGTGCTCGAGCTCGCCGAGCGCGCGCAGACGATCGGCCAGATCATCGGCACGGTGGACGAGATCGCGGAGCAGACGAACCTGCTCGCGCTCAACGCGGCGATCGAGGCGTCGCGCGCGGGCGAGCACGGCCGCGGCTTCGGGGTCGTCGCGGCCGAGGTCAAGGCGCTCGCCCGCCGGAGCAAGGAGGCCACCGTCCAGGTCCGCGAGATCCTCGGCGAGATCCAGCGCGCGACCAACAACGCGGTCCTCGCCGGGGAGCAGGGCGACAAGACCATGCGGGCCGCGGTGCGCGAGGCGAGCGAGGCGGGGCGCACCATCGACGGCCTGACCGAGACCATCGCCCGCGCCGCCGAGGCGGCGTCTCAGATCGCCGCGTCCGCGCACCAGCAGGCGACGGGCATGGCCCAGATCAGCCAGGCGATGAAGGACATCGACTCGGCGCTGCGCGACAACTTGTCCTCCATCCACCACGTGGAGACCGCAGCGGGACGACTCGAGCAGCTGAGCGCGCGCCTCTCCCAGCTGCTCGTCGACGTGGGGATCGAGAAGGACTGA